In a genomic window of Bernardetia sp.:
- the rpoB gene encoding DNA-directed RNA polymerase subunit beta: MATLKHGRINFRKTTSIIDYPHFLDVQVKSFQDFFQLGTPPEKRTADGLYKVFMENFPISDSRDNFVLEFVDYIIDPPKYSVQECVDRGLTYAVPLKAKLRLLCNDEDNEDFETIEQEVFLGNVPVMTERGSFVINGAERVIVSQLHRSPGVFFAQSKHTNGTKLYSARIIPFKGSWIEFATDVNNIMYAYIDRKKKFPVTTLLRAIGYGTDREILELFGLSEEVKATKANIQKVVGRKLAARVLRTWTEDFVDEDTGEVVSITRNEVLLERDSEIEEEHIQTIIDSNTESIILHREDININDFAIVYNTLQKDNSNSEKEAVEQIYRQLRNTEAPDEQTARDVIQSLFFSEKRYDLGEVGRYRINRKLGLDLEMSVRVLTKEDIIRIIRHLITLINSRAVVDDIDHLSNRRVRTVGEQLYSQFGVGLARMARTIKERMNVRDNEDFKPVDLINARTLSSVINSFFGTNQLSQFMDQTNPLAEITHKRRMSALGPGGLSRERAGFEVRDVHYTHYGRLCTIETPEGPNIGLISSLCVHATVNGMGFIETPYRIVKNNKATDKVKFLTAEEEDEQIIAQANAELDNKGKFVSDLVKCRLEGDFPLESPENITYMDVAPNQIVSVAASLIPFLEHDDANRALMGSNMQRQAVPLLRPQAPIVGTGLERRVAMDSRALVVAEDDGVIDYVDAKKIVVKYNWSDEQKLVNFDNEYTTYQLTKFRRTNQDTCINLRPIVLKGEKVKKGDVLCEGYATEKGELALGRNLMVAFMPWQGYNFEDAIVISEKVVRDDIYTSIHIDQFELEVRDTKRGEEELTSEIPNVSEDAVKDLDENGIIRIGAKVKEQDILVGKITPKGETDPTPEEKLLRAIFGDKAGDVKDASMRASASLQGVVINTQLFSRPKKDKDMRAKTRKQVEALKKEYSRDLIGMRSQMINKMAELLEGKTSQGINHKYGDVVLAKDATFTHHNIEQAFFPSKNAYRDESNYNVPEEVNFIADVILKDFTEDEKTNEMLAELVKNYNQKRNEITAEFKRQRFALEVGDELPAGIVKLAKVYVAKKRKLKVGDKMAGRHGNKGVVARIVREEDMPFLADGRPVDIVLNPLGVPSRMNIGQIYETILGHAGLRMGTKYATPIFDGATEEEVAAEIEKAGLPEWCKMEVFDGRTGEKFEQTVTVGIMYMLKLGHLVDDKMHARSIGPYSLITQQPLGGKAQFGGQRFGEMEVWALEAFGASHILREILTIKSDDVLGRAKAYECIVKGENMPNPNIPESFNVLIHELRGLALEITLD; this comes from the coding sequence TTGGCTACATTAAAACACGGCAGAATAAACTTTCGCAAAACGACATCTATTATAGATTACCCACACTTTTTAGATGTGCAGGTAAAGTCGTTTCAAGATTTCTTCCAACTAGGTACTCCTCCAGAGAAAAGAACAGCAGACGGACTCTATAAAGTATTTATGGAGAACTTCCCTATTTCTGACTCACGAGATAATTTTGTACTGGAGTTTGTAGATTATATCATAGACCCACCAAAATATTCTGTACAAGAATGTGTGGATAGAGGTCTTACTTATGCAGTGCCTTTAAAAGCGAAGCTACGTTTGCTTTGTAACGACGAAGACAATGAAGATTTCGAAACCATCGAACAAGAGGTATTTTTAGGAAACGTACCCGTAATGACAGAGCGTGGCTCTTTTGTTATCAATGGTGCAGAGCGTGTTATCGTTTCACAACTTCACCGTTCTCCAGGGGTTTTCTTTGCTCAAAGTAAACACACCAACGGTACGAAACTCTATTCAGCTCGTATCATTCCATTCAAAGGTTCTTGGATTGAATTTGCAACGGATGTAAACAACATTATGTATGCTTACATTGACCGTAAAAAGAAATTCCCTGTTACTACACTTCTTCGTGCTATCGGATATGGTACAGATAGAGAAATTTTGGAGCTTTTTGGTCTTTCAGAAGAAGTAAAAGCTACAAAAGCAAATATTCAGAAAGTAGTTGGTAGAAAATTAGCTGCTCGTGTTCTCCGTACTTGGACAGAAGACTTTGTAGATGAAGATACAGGAGAGGTAGTAAGTATTACTCGTAATGAGGTACTTTTGGAGCGTGATTCTGAAATAGAAGAAGAGCATATCCAAACCATCATTGATTCGAATACAGAATCAATCATCCTTCATAGAGAAGATATTAATATCAATGATTTTGCGATTGTTTATAATACATTACAAAAAGACAATTCAAACTCAGAAAAAGAAGCCGTAGAGCAAATCTACCGTCAGCTTCGTAATACAGAAGCACCAGATGAGCAAACAGCTCGTGATGTAATCCAAAGTCTTTTCTTTAGTGAAAAACGCTACGATTTAGGAGAAGTTGGTCGTTACAGAATCAACAGAAAGCTAGGTTTAGATTTGGAAATGAGTGTTCGTGTTCTTACAAAAGAAGACATTATCCGAATCATTCGCCACTTAATTACTCTTATAAATTCAAGAGCAGTAGTAGATGATATTGACCACCTTTCTAATCGTCGTGTACGTACAGTAGGTGAGCAGCTTTACAGTCAGTTTGGGGTTGGTTTAGCTCGTATGGCTCGTACTATCAAAGAGCGTATGAATGTTCGTGATAACGAAGATTTTAAGCCAGTAGATTTGATTAATGCTCGTACATTGTCATCAGTAATTAATTCCTTCTTCGGAACAAACCAGCTTTCTCAGTTTATGGATCAAACAAATCCATTAGCTGAAATTACGCACAAGCGTAGAATGTCTGCTCTAGGTCCGGGTGGTCTTTCTCGTGAGCGTGCAGGTTTTGAGGTGCGAGATGTTCACTATACACACTACGGTCGTTTGTGTACTATCGAAACGCCAGAAGGTCCAAACATTGGTCTGATTTCATCGCTTTGTGTGCATGCTACTGTAAATGGAATGGGCTTTATCGAAACACCTTATCGTATTGTTAAGAATAATAAAGCTACTGATAAAGTTAAATTCTTAACAGCAGAGGAGGAAGATGAGCAAATCATCGCACAAGCAAATGCTGAACTAGACAATAAAGGCAAATTTGTTTCTGACCTTGTAAAATGTCGCTTAGAAGGTGATTTCCCACTAGAGTCGCCAGAAAATATTACGTATATGGATGTTGCTCCAAACCAAATTGTTTCGGTAGCAGCTTCGCTTATTCCATTCTTAGAACATGACGATGCCAACCGTGCCTTGATGGGTTCAAACATGCAGCGTCAAGCAGTTCCACTTTTACGTCCACAAGCTCCAATTGTAGGTACAGGTTTGGAAAGACGTGTAGCTATGGATTCAAGAGCTTTAGTTGTGGCAGAAGATGATGGAGTAATTGATTATGTAGATGCTAAGAAGATTGTAGTAAAATACAACTGGTCAGATGAGCAAAAACTTGTAAACTTTGATAACGAATATACTACTTATCAGCTAACAAAATTCCGTCGTACTAACCAAGATACTTGTATCAACCTTCGTCCAATTGTATTGAAAGGCGAGAAAGTAAAGAAAGGCGATGTACTTTGTGAAGGATATGCAACTGAAAAAGGAGAACTTGCTCTTGGTCGTAACCTAATGGTTGCTTTCATGCCTTGGCAAGGATATAACTTTGAGGATGCGATTGTTATTTCTGAAAAAGTAGTAAGAGATGATATTTATACTTCTATTCACATCGACCAGTTCGAACTTGAAGTTCGTGATACGAAACGTGGAGAGGAAGAACTTACTTCTGAAATTCCAAACGTAAGTGAAGATGCTGTTAAAGATTTGGATGAAAACGGTATTATCCGTATTGGTGCAAAAGTAAAAGAGCAAGATATTTTGGTAGGAAAAATTACTCCTAAAGGAGAAACAGACCCTACACCAGAAGAAAAACTTCTTCGTGCTATCTTTGGAGACAAAGCAGGTGATGTAAAAGATGCTTCTATGCGTGCTTCGGCTTCACTTCAAGGTGTTGTTATCAATACTCAGCTTTTCTCTCGTCCTAAAAAGGATAAAGATATGCGTGCCAAAACACGTAAGCAAGTAGAAGCATTGAAGAAAGAATATAGCCGAGATCTTATCGGAATGCGTTCGCAGATGATAAATAAAATGGCTGAACTCTTAGAAGGTAAAACTTCACAAGGAATCAATCACAAATACGGAGATGTCGTATTGGCAAAAGATGCTACTTTCACACATCACAATATTGAGCAAGCATTCTTCCCAAGTAAAAATGCGTATCGTGATGAGAGTAACTACAACGTTCCAGAAGAAGTAAACTTTATCGCTGATGTAATTTTGAAAGACTTTACAGAAGATGAAAAGACAAATGAAATGCTCGCTGAATTGGTTAAAAATTACAACCAAAAACGTAATGAAATTACAGCAGAGTTCAAACGTCAGCGTTTTGCACTAGAAGTAGGAGACGAACTTCCTGCAGGAATCGTAAAACTTGCTAAAGTTTATGTTGCTAAGAAGCGTAAGCTAAAAGTAGGGGATAAGATGGCAGGTCGTCACGGAAACAAAGGAGTTGTAGCTCGTATTGTTCGTGAGGAAGATATGCCGTTCCTAGCAGATGGTCGTCCAGTGGATATTGTCTTGAACCCACTTGGTGTACCTTCTCGTATGAACATCGGACAAATTTATGAGACAATTTTAGGACACGCAGGTCTTAGAATGGGAACTAAGTATGCTACACCTATTTTTGATGGAGCAACAGAGGAAGAAGTTGCAGCAGAAATCGAAAAAGCTGGATTGCCAGAATGGTGTAAGATGGAAGTTTTTGATGGACGTACTGGAGAGAAGTTTGAGCAAACTGTTACCGTAGGTATTATGTATATGCTGAAACTAGGTCACTTAGTAGATGATAAGATGCACGCTCGTTCTATTGGTCCTTACTCTCTCATTACACAGCAGCCTTTGGGTGGTAAAGCACAGTTTGGTGGTCAGCGTTTTGGAGAGATGGAAGTTTGGGCATTAGAGGCATTCGGAGCTTCACACATTTTGAGAGAAATCTTGACTATCAAGTCAGATGATGTTCTTGGACGTGCTAAGGCGTATGAATGTATCGTAAAAGGAGAGAATATGCCAAATCCGAATATTCCAGAATCTTTCAACGTACTGATACACGAACTTCGTGGTCTTGCATTAGAAATTACATTAGACTAA